In Paraflavitalea devenefica, the following are encoded in one genomic region:
- the gltX gene encoding glutamate--tRNA ligase, whose protein sequence is MAKKVRVRFAPSPTGGLHLGGVRTVLYNYLFARRNGGDFVLRIEDTDQNRYVEGAEEYIINCLKWCGLEADEGPHAGGPYGPYRQSERKSIYRQYAEQLVKNGHAYYAFDRPEELETMRERFKTASNPSPQYDHTIRLEMRNSCSLTLEETETLLEDGVPYVIRLRMPEHETVTFTDMIRGEVSFNTGLVDDKVLLKADGMPTYHLAVVVDDYLMKITHAFRGEEWLPSAPVHILLWKYLGWEQDMPQWAHLPLILKPDGNGKLSKRDGDRMGFPVFAMNWTDPKTKELTKGFRELGFLPEAFINLLAMLGWNDGTEQEIFTLEELIEKFSLERVHKGGAKFDFEKAKWFNHEWIKRISPDSLQSTVKPFLEEKGIIIPGDDYLQKVIHLVKDRCTLLADFYEQSKFLFETPAQLDLDAVKPKWNDDKKAFFEAVISGLQAAGVWKAAELEASFKALATQKNIKPGEVLLPLRIMLVGGKFGPGVFDIAELIGKEETVKRIQAALDKL, encoded by the coding sequence ATGGCAAAAAAAGTACGGGTTCGTTTTGCACCCAGTCCCACGGGAGGCTTACACCTGGGTGGTGTGCGCACTGTTTTATACAATTACCTGTTTGCCCGCCGGAACGGGGGCGATTTTGTGCTGCGTATTGAAGACACGGACCAAAACCGCTATGTGGAAGGTGCGGAAGAATATATTATTAATTGCCTGAAATGGTGTGGCCTGGAAGCGGATGAAGGTCCGCATGCAGGCGGACCTTATGGCCCTTACCGCCAAAGTGAACGCAAGTCTATTTACCGTCAATATGCCGAGCAACTGGTGAAAAATGGCCACGCTTATTACGCTTTTGACAGGCCGGAGGAACTGGAAACGATGCGGGAGCGTTTTAAAACAGCTTCCAATCCTTCTCCGCAATATGACCACACCATTCGCCTGGAAATGCGCAATTCCTGCTCCCTTACCCTGGAAGAAACAGAAACCCTGCTGGAGGATGGCGTGCCGTATGTGATCCGCCTGCGGATGCCAGAGCATGAAACGGTCACTTTTACCGATATGATACGGGGAGAGGTAAGCTTTAATACCGGCCTGGTAGATGATAAGGTACTGCTGAAAGCAGATGGCATGCCCACCTATCACCTGGCCGTAGTAGTGGATGATTACCTGATGAAGATCACCCATGCATTCCGGGGTGAAGAATGGCTGCCCAGCGCACCCGTACATATCTTATTATGGAAATACCTGGGCTGGGAACAGGATATGCCGCAATGGGCACACCTGCCCCTGATCCTGAAGCCCGATGGCAACGGCAAGCTGAGCAAACGGGATGGCGACCGCATGGGCTTCCCGGTGTTTGCCATGAACTGGACCGATCCCAAAACCAAAGAGCTGACAAAGGGTTTCCGTGAACTGGGCTTTTTGCCGGAAGCATTCATTAACCTGCTGGCCATGCTGGGCTGGAACGATGGTACAGAGCAGGAGATCTTCACATTGGAAGAACTGATCGAAAAATTCTCCCTCGAACGGGTACATAAAGGCGGCGCCAAGTTTGACTTTGAGAAAGCCAAATGGTTCAATCATGAGTGGATCAAGAGAATATCCCCTGACAGTCTGCAATCAACGGTTAAACCCTTCCTGGAAGAGAAAGGAATTATCATTCCCGGTGATGACTATTTGCAAAAAGTCATTCACCTGGTGAAAGACCGCTGTACTTTGCTGGCAGATTTTTATGAGCAATCAAAGTTCCTTTTTGAAACACCGGCGCAACTGGATCTGGATGCGGTAAAACCTAAATGGAATGATGACAAGAAAGCTTTTTTTGAGGCAGTGATCAGCGGGCTGCAAGCTGCAGGTGTTTGGAAGGCTGCTGAGTTAGAGGCTTCATTTAAAGCGCTGGCTACCCAAAAGAATATTAAACCCGGCGAGGTATTACTGCCGCTGCGCATTATGCTGGTGGGTGGTAAGTTTGGCCCGGGCGTATTTGATATTGCGGAATTGATCGGCAAGGAAGAAACCGTGAAGAGGATTCAGGCAGCTTTGGATAAGCTGTAG
- a CDS encoding RNA polymerase sigma factor produces the protein MKKCIAGDRIAQAKLYNLYARKMLGVCMWYAKNREEAEEILHDGFMRVFTYLKKYKGNGSLEGWIRKIMVNAALLRYRNRASHLQPVFDRNQDAQNIAESASIIASLEAKELVQLVQKLTPAYRMVFTLYVLEGMKHREIAAMLGISEGTSKSNLADARSLLQKALKPQKKISSI, from the coding sequence TTGAAAAAGTGTATCGCCGGCGATAGAATTGCCCAGGCAAAACTGTATAACTTATATGCCCGCAAAATGCTGGGAGTGTGCATGTGGTATGCCAAAAACAGGGAAGAAGCAGAAGAAATTCTGCATGATGGGTTTATGCGGGTGTTTACCTATTTAAAAAAATATAAAGGGAATGGCTCCCTGGAGGGATGGATACGGAAAATTATGGTGAATGCAGCACTTTTAAGGTACAGGAACCGTGCTTCTCACCTCCAACCTGTATTTGACCGGAATCAGGATGCCCAAAACATTGCAGAGAGTGCTTCCATTATAGCCAGCCTGGAAGCAAAGGAATTGGTACAACTGGTTCAAAAACTCACACCAGCCTACCGGATGGTGTTTACGTTGTATGTACTGGAAGGAATGAAACACCGGGAAATTGCCGCCATGTTGGGCATTTCCGAAGGAACCTCTAAATCCAATCTTGCAGATGCAAGATCTTTATTGCAAAAAGCCCTGAAGCCTCAGAAAAAGATATCTTCTATTTAG
- a CDS encoding enoyl-CoA hydratase/isomerase family protein produces the protein MYETLLVDIEEGICTITINRPDKLNALNKTVMGELDKAIDGVYNNEAIKSAIITGSGNKAFVAGADISEFQGLTKEQGMALAKRGHDIFLKIERAPKPIVAAVNGFALGGGCELALACHFMIAADSAKFGQPEVNLGLIPGYGGTQRLVQVAGKGRAMELLMSGRMITAQEAQGYGMVNEVVPPRDLLPKVKELLQTIQSKAPIALANIIDCINHFDHTQKGYDREIQKFGECFATEDMQEGATAFLEKRKPSFKGK, from the coding sequence ATGTACGAAACATTGCTTGTTGATATCGAAGAAGGCATTTGCACGATTACGATCAATCGCCCTGACAAGTTAAATGCCCTGAATAAAACGGTGATGGGTGAACTGGACAAGGCGATTGACGGGGTATATAACAATGAAGCTATTAAATCGGCGATTATTACCGGCTCGGGCAACAAGGCATTTGTAGCCGGTGCAGATATCAGCGAGTTCCAGGGATTGACGAAAGAACAAGGTATGGCGCTGGCCAAAAGAGGACATGATATTTTCCTGAAAATAGAAAGAGCGCCCAAACCTATTGTAGCGGCTGTTAATGGATTTGCACTGGGAGGTGGTTGCGAGCTGGCCCTGGCCTGTCATTTTATGATCGCTGCCGATAGTGCAAAGTTTGGTCAGCCGGAAGTGAACCTGGGACTGATCCCTGGTTATGGAGGTACACAAAGACTGGTACAGGTGGCAGGCAAAGGCCGGGCTATGGAATTGTTAATGAGCGGCAGGATGATCACTGCCCAGGAAGCCCAGGGCTATGGTATGGTGAACGAGGTGGTGCCGCCCAGGGACCTATTGCCCAAAGTAAAAGAGCTATTACAAACGATACAGTCAAAGGCGCCCATCGCCCTTGCCAATATTATTGACTGCATTAATCATTTTGATCATACCCAGAAAGGCTATGACCGGGAGATACAAAAGTTTGGCGAATGCTTCGCCACAGAAGATATGCAGGAAGGCGCTACTGCTTTCCTGGAGAAAAGAAAGCCTTCATTTAAAGGGAAATAA
- a CDS encoding ARPP-1 family domain-containing protein, translating to MRGRLLLLILFFTVKYTQAQLTYQTLEVDYDSTFEYKNLKIIPIRPKGGGNGLPLSFPQQNGKPIISLSQALKLGYVKVSERGSASTENVHYLRINNRSDTAIFIASGEIISGGRQDRMVTKDTVLAPNGKDQYIDVMCVEEGRWSEKEKKLEYYGYANPALRKVLDQSRNQVLVWKEIFGQLDGSGVKAPTLAYTARKQDKKYVLQEEEYFRFFYDKIIKDSSITGFVCVSGNKVIGMDVFSGNNLFREELEPLLRGYIEEAIIRGSIPVVQDPAVKKYLDKILSSEKGQEEYLKKNGKIFRYEKKVYHITGYAE from the coding sequence ATGCGCGGCCGCCTCTTACTTCTGATCCTTTTTTTTACAGTAAAATACACACAGGCACAGCTTACCTACCAAACGCTGGAGGTAGATTATGACAGCACCTTCGAATACAAAAACCTCAAAATAATACCCATCCGTCCCAAAGGGGGTGGTAATGGCCTTCCGCTCAGTTTCCCTCAACAAAACGGCAAGCCCATCATCTCGCTCAGCCAGGCCCTCAAGCTAGGGTATGTAAAAGTGAGTGAGCGTGGCTCGGCATCAACAGAAAATGTACATTACCTGCGCATCAACAACCGTTCGGATACGGCCATATTCATTGCTTCCGGTGAGATCATTTCAGGGGGGCGGCAGGACCGTATGGTAACCAAAGACACGGTGCTGGCGCCCAATGGCAAGGACCAATACATTGATGTGATGTGCGTGGAAGAGGGGCGCTGGAGTGAAAAGGAAAAAAAACTTGAGTATTATGGCTATGCCAATCCCGCCCTGCGCAAAGTGCTGGACCAGTCCCGCAACCAGGTACTGGTATGGAAAGAGATCTTTGGCCAGCTCGACGGGAGTGGTGTAAAAGCGCCTACATTGGCTTATACCGCCCGCAAACAGGACAAAAAGTACGTGTTGCAGGAAGAAGAATATTTCCGTTTCTTCTATGATAAGATCATAAAAGATAGCAGTATAACGGGGTTTGTATGCGTAAGTGGGAATAAGGTCATTGGTATGGATGTTTTTTCGGGCAATAACCTGTTCCGGGAAGAGCTGGAACCTTTGCTCCGCGGCTATATAGAAGAAGCCATCATACGCGGCAGCATCCCTGTTGTGCAGGACCCGGCCGTAAAAAAATACCTCGATAAAATACTCTCCAGCGAAAAGGGGCAGGAGGAATACCTGAAAAAAAATGGTAAGATATTCCGGTACGAGAAGAAGGTCTATCATATAACCGGCTACGCAGAATAA
- a CDS encoding outer membrane beta-barrel protein: MNENLPNIDDAFAAAYRCLEEQPSDYVWEKINASLDKRDVEIYKRKFIGWKRMGILLLLLLTGIILYESRDIKKKPGRPIQHLSNKAAARAPAKNEAIHQKPFQSGNPVASKRLKNTISQGMDEKPGSNSSNLFKEPPSAIEHLVKGRPVIASLPGKPNVHDALPGKIKEPLDLPVTDQSVSLGYTGRKKYPFSSYWAFTGLISYDQASYRLDNDNPAATKIKQGEERESSFSLGILIARQLKEKWALQSGLTFSHIVIGVDPQKIPASKQPDGTISYKYTTSSGYGYVNPGSGTPPLIGDSLFTEEGTHTIQYISVPLLLRYRAGKGKLLFTPAAGISANFLTSAKLKTEIENAAGRETVTITKLHGTRPLHWALMIDAELQYRVSKKIAVNLRPTFRYALSPISKQADIETFPYSVGMGIGITYRF, encoded by the coding sequence ATGAATGAAAATTTACCAAATATAGATGATGCTTTTGCTGCAGCATACCGGTGCCTGGAGGAACAACCGTCGGACTATGTGTGGGAAAAGATCAATGCCAGCCTGGATAAAAGAGATGTTGAGATCTACAAAAGAAAATTTATTGGCTGGAAAAGAATGGGCATACTTCTTTTACTGCTTTTAACAGGTATTATTCTTTACGAATCGAGGGACATAAAGAAAAAACCTGGTCGACCTATTCAGCATTTGTCCAACAAAGCAGCTGCCAGGGCTCCTGCAAAAAATGAAGCCATTCATCAAAAGCCTTTTCAATCAGGTAATCCGGTTGCCTCTAAACGGTTAAAAAATACAATCAGTCAGGGAATGGACGAAAAACCGGGAAGCAATAGTTCAAACTTATTTAAAGAGCCCCCTTCTGCTATTGAACACCTGGTAAAGGGAAGACCCGTTATCGCCTCCCTACCGGGAAAACCTAATGTCCACGATGCTTTACCAGGAAAGATAAAAGAACCGCTTGATCTTCCGGTTACGGATCAGTCTGTTTCATTGGGCTACACAGGAAGGAAGAAATATCCTTTCAGCTCTTACTGGGCTTTCACCGGTCTTATATCCTACGACCAGGCCAGCTACCGGCTTGATAACGATAACCCGGCGGCAACAAAAATTAAACAGGGTGAAGAACGGGAATCTTCTTTTTCCTTAGGAATATTAATAGCCCGCCAGTTAAAAGAAAAATGGGCTTTACAATCCGGTCTTACCTTTTCTCATATTGTTATAGGCGTCGATCCCCAAAAAATACCGGCTTCAAAGCAACCTGATGGAACTATCTCTTATAAGTATACTACATCTTCCGGCTATGGTTATGTAAATCCCGGATCAGGCACCCCACCCCTTATTGGCGATAGCCTTTTTACAGAAGAGGGAACACACACGATTCAATACATCAGCGTGCCACTCTTATTGAGATACAGGGCTGGGAAGGGGAAACTTTTATTTACTCCTGCTGCAGGGATCTCTGCCAATTTTTTGACAAGTGCAAAACTGAAGACAGAGATTGAAAATGCTGCCGGCAGGGAAACAGTTACTATTACAAAGCTGCATGGAACAAGACCGCTTCATTGGGCATTGATGATAGATGCTGAATTGCAATATAGGGTTAGCAAAAAAATAGCTGTTAACCTTCGTCCCACTTTCCGGTATGCATTATCGCCTATTTCCAAACAGGCGGATATAGAAACCTTCCCTTATAGTGTTGGCATGGGTATAGGGATCACATATCGATTTTAA
- a CDS encoding TatD family hydrolase yields the protein MQIVDTHCHLYSNVFKADIDAVIDRAVQEGVERFYLPAIDSESHQAMLELEARFPGKCIAMMGLHPVSVKENYEEELALIAEWLGKREFVAVGEIGLDYYWDRAYDKQQVDAFHRQIEWALHYKLPIVIHSRESMDDCIRIVQEHQRGALGGIFHCFTGTAEQARQVIDAGFYLGIGGVLTYKKTTLPEVLADIPLEHIVLETDAPYLPPVPFRGKRNESSYLKYVLEKLAEVKGLPQEEVAKITTANAQKIFGR from the coding sequence ATGCAAATAGTTGATACTCACTGCCATCTCTATAGTAATGTCTTTAAGGCCGATATTGATGCAGTCATAGACCGTGCTGTACAGGAGGGGGTGGAACGTTTTTACCTGCCTGCTATTGATAGTGAATCGCACCAGGCCATGCTGGAACTGGAAGCCCGTTTTCCGGGTAAGTGCATCGCCATGATGGGATTGCATCCTGTTTCTGTAAAGGAGAATTATGAGGAGGAACTGGCGTTGATAGCCGAATGGCTGGGCAAAAGGGAGTTTGTTGCAGTGGGGGAGATTGGCCTGGATTACTATTGGGACCGGGCTTACGACAAGCAACAGGTAGATGCTTTCCACCGGCAGATCGAATGGGCTTTGCACTATAAATTGCCTATCGTCATCCATTCACGAGAGTCTATGGACGACTGTATCCGCATTGTACAGGAGCACCAGCGGGGGGCATTGGGAGGTATCTTTCACTGCTTTACCGGAACAGCGGAGCAGGCCCGTCAGGTCATTGATGCCGGTTTTTACCTGGGAATAGGCGGGGTGCTAACTTACAAAAAAACGACCCTGCCGGAAGTACTCGCGGACATCCCGCTGGAGCACATTGTATTGGAAACGGATGCGCCTTACCTGCCGCCGGTACCCTTCCGGGGGAAAAGGAATGAAAGTAGTTACCTGAAATACGTATTGGAAAAGCTGGCCGAGGTAAAAGGGCTGCCGCAGGAGGAAGTAGCAAAAATTACTACGGCCAATGCCCAAAAAATATTCGGTAGGTAG
- a CDS encoding helix-turn-helix domain-containing protein, translated as MLQFHGVYNLYTKIAANSSFYRQLSCRQSLITTINCSYKVQYEDFWSHHNYIIYIIEGRRIWHTAQGSYELKKGSCVLVQKGACIVEHFVDSTFCVEVFFIPDEFISEVLKSKSAPIYKTSDKHHPVIPIENNEAVQTFFQSMLSYFDTNREPDPALLELKFRELILTIADNPANRELLSYFCSLLQEPQRITLQRVMEDNFCFNLGLEEFARLSTRSLSAFKRDFLRIYQTSPGKWLIEKRLNHALHLLTNLGKTVTEAAFESGFESASHFSRTFRQRFGRSPMAMRQQEAV; from the coding sequence ATGCTACAATTTCACGGGGTGTACAATTTATACACAAAGATAGCAGCCAATTCCAGCTTCTACCGGCAACTTAGCTGCCGGCAATCGCTTATCACTACCATCAATTGTTCGTACAAGGTACAATACGAAGATTTCTGGAGTCATCACAATTACATTATTTATATCATAGAAGGCCGGCGGATCTGGCACACCGCCCAGGGTTCCTATGAATTAAAGAAAGGCAGTTGTGTACTGGTGCAAAAAGGCGCCTGCATTGTGGAGCATTTTGTGGATTCGACCTTTTGTGTGGAAGTGTTTTTTATACCCGACGAATTTATCAGTGAAGTATTGAAGTCTAAATCAGCACCTATCTATAAAACGTCCGACAAGCACCATCCGGTGATCCCCATTGAAAACAATGAGGCAGTGCAAACTTTCTTCCAATCCATGCTATCGTATTTCGACACGAACCGGGAACCCGATCCTGCTTTGCTGGAACTTAAGTTCAGGGAATTGATCCTTACTATTGCCGACAATCCAGCCAACAGGGAATTGCTGTCCTATTTCTGTTCCCTGCTACAGGAGCCGCAACGTATAACCTTACAACGGGTAATGGAAGATAATTTTTGTTTTAACCTGGGGCTGGAAGAATTTGCCCGATTGAGTACGCGCAGCCTGTCGGCCTTCAAGCGCGATTTTTTACGAATCTATCAAACATCGCCTGGCAAATGGCTCATCGAAAAAAGGTTGAACCATGCTCTTCATCTGCTCACTAACCTGGGCAAAACAGTTACAGAAGCAGCTTTTGAAAGTGGTTTTGAAAGTGCCTCTCATTTCAGCCGAACCTTCCGGCAGCGGTTTGGCCGCTCTCCTATGGCGATGAGACAACAGGAAGCAGTGTAG
- a CDS encoding fumarate reductase/succinate dehydrogenase flavoprotein subunit, whose protein sequence is MATFDQYDYDVLVIGAGGAGLRVAIEAAAHGVSVGLICKSLLGKAHTVMAEGGIAAALSNVDERDNWKVHFADTMRGGQYLNDWHMAELHAKEAPDRVRELEAWGALFDRTKDGRILQRNFGGHKYPRLAHVGDRTGLEMIRTLQDYSIHQGIEVHMECTIISLLKNGEQVAGAFGYEREKGRFKLFGAKAIVIATGGIGRAYKITSNSWEYTGDGHSLAYHAGAELMDMEFVQFHPTGMVWPPSVRGILVTEGVRGEGGILLNREHKRFMFDEIPELYRHQTADNEEEGWKYTQGDRSAKRPPELLTRDHVARCIVREIKEGRGSPHNGVFLDISWIKTKIPNAAEYIRKKLPSMYHQFKKLADIDITKEAMEVGPTTHYMMGGIRVNAETQMSTVPGLFAAGEAAAGLHGANRLGGNSLSDLLVFGKRAGEFAAKFARENKQAGIDHQAVEVIANKAVEPFERTDGDNPFQVQYDLQEIMQDLVGIVRKEEELLKAISALEKLQERSRKVRVIGNREYNNGWHTALDLQHLLTVSEAITRAAIARKESRGAHFREDYPEKDEQTGNCNLLLVKGPDGQMQVKRASLREMRADLKQIIDEMK, encoded by the coding sequence ATGGCCACTTTCGATCAATACGATTACGATGTGCTTGTTATTGGCGCAGGCGGTGCGGGGCTTCGTGTTGCCATAGAAGCCGCTGCTCATGGCGTTTCTGTTGGTTTGATCTGCAAATCCTTACTGGGCAAGGCGCACACGGTAATGGCAGAAGGAGGTATTGCCGCCGCCTTATCAAACGTTGATGAGCGGGATAACTGGAAGGTACATTTTGCGGATACCATGCGGGGAGGACAATACCTGAACGATTGGCATATGGCGGAGTTGCATGCCAAAGAAGCTCCTGATCGTGTGCGGGAATTGGAAGCATGGGGCGCATTATTTGACAGAACAAAAGATGGCCGCATCTTACAGCGGAATTTCGGGGGGCACAAATATCCGCGCCTGGCGCATGTTGGCGACCGTACAGGGTTGGAAATGATCCGCACCTTACAGGATTATAGCATCCATCAGGGTATTGAAGTGCACATGGAATGCACCATTATATCCCTGCTGAAAAATGGTGAGCAGGTGGCAGGCGCTTTTGGATACGAACGTGAAAAAGGCCGGTTTAAATTATTTGGAGCCAAAGCAATTGTAATAGCTACAGGCGGCATTGGCAGAGCTTATAAAATTACCAGCAACAGTTGGGAGTACACCGGCGATGGCCATTCCCTGGCATACCATGCGGGGGCAGAACTCATGGATATGGAATTTGTTCAGTTTCACCCAACCGGTATGGTCTGGCCGCCGAGCGTTCGCGGCATTTTGGTGACTGAAGGAGTCCGTGGTGAAGGAGGTATTTTGCTGAACAGGGAGCATAAACGGTTCATGTTTGATGAAATCCCCGAATTGTATCGTCATCAAACTGCAGATAACGAAGAAGAAGGATGGAAATATACACAAGGCGACCGGTCTGCAAAACGGCCCCCGGAATTGCTCACCCGTGATCACGTGGCGCGTTGTATTGTTCGTGAAATCAAAGAAGGGAGAGGCAGCCCGCACAACGGCGTATTTCTTGATATTTCCTGGATCAAAACAAAAATTCCCAATGCGGCGGAGTACATCAGGAAAAAGTTGCCCAGCATGTACCACCAGTTTAAAAAGCTGGCAGATATTGATATTACCAAAGAAGCGATGGAAGTAGGCCCCACCACCCATTACATGATGGGCGGCATCAGGGTAAATGCCGAAACGCAAATGTCGACAGTGCCAGGTCTTTTTGCTGCCGGCGAAGCAGCCGCTGGTCTGCACGGTGCAAACCGGCTTGGAGGTAACTCCCTATCGGACCTGCTTGTCTTTGGCAAACGTGCCGGTGAATTTGCAGCAAAGTTTGCCAGAGAAAATAAGCAAGCCGGTATTGATCACCAGGCTGTCGAAGTAATTGCCAATAAAGCAGTAGAACCATTTGAACGAACGGATGGAGATAATCCTTTTCAGGTACAATACGACCTCCAGGAAATAATGCAGGACCTTGTAGGTATTGTTCGCAAAGAAGAAGAATTGTTGAAGGCGATATCAGCATTAGAAAAATTACAGGAGCGATCCCGCAAAGTGCGGGTGATTGGGAACAGGGAATATAATAACGGATGGCATACTGCATTAGATCTGCAACATTTATTGACTGTTTCGGAAGCCATCACGAGAGCGGCCATAGCACGAAAAGAAAGCCGTGGAGCACATTTCCGGGAAGATTACCCGGAAAAAGATGAACAAACAGGCAATTGTAATCTGCTCCTTGTTAAAGGACCAGATGGACAGATGCAGGTGAAGCGTGCCTCCCTTCGTGAGATGCGTGCTGATCTTAAGCAAATCATTGATGAAATGAAATAA
- a CDS encoding succinate dehydrogenase/fumarate reductase iron-sulfur subunit, protein MTVTFQIWRGNASGGKFESYAIEIAEGMVVLDAVHQIQAEQANDLAVRWNCKAGKCGSCSAEVNGIPKLMCMTRLSDLPLHKPVLLQPMKAFPLIRDLVTDVSWNFSVKKKIKKFKPRPPDAKDGTWRMFQQDIDRVQEFHKCIECFLCQDVCHVLREHQLHDAFIGPRFLVHVAALEMHPLDMEDRLEEVKKAGGIGYCNITKCCTTVCPEDITITDNAIIPLKERVADRFYDPVKKFFRFLFANH, encoded by the coding sequence ATGACAGTTACCTTTCAAATATGGCGTGGTAATGCTTCGGGTGGAAAATTTGAAAGTTATGCTATTGAAATTGCTGAAGGTATGGTGGTGCTCGATGCGGTGCATCAGATACAGGCTGAACAAGCCAACGACCTGGCGGTACGCTGGAATTGTAAGGCCGGCAAATGTGGCTCCTGCTCGGCCGAAGTCAACGGTATACCCAAACTGATGTGCATGACCCGTTTAAGTGACCTTCCCCTCCATAAACCGGTGCTGCTGCAACCCATGAAAGCATTTCCCCTGATCAGGGACCTTGTAACGGATGTTTCGTGGAATTTCAGCGTAAAGAAAAAAATTAAAAAGTTCAAACCCCGCCCTCCCGATGCAAAAGACGGTACCTGGCGAATGTTTCAACAGGATATTGACCGGGTACAGGAATTCCACAAATGCATAGAGTGTTTTTTGTGCCAGGATGTGTGTCATGTGCTTCGTGAGCATCAACTTCATGATGCATTCATTGGCCCACGGTTTTTAGTGCATGTTGCCGCACTGGAAATGCATCCCCTCGATATGGAAGACCGGCTGGAAGAGGTGAAGAAAGCGGGGGGGATTGGTTATTGTAATATTACCAAGTGCTGTACAACGGTTTGCCCTGAGGATATTACTATCACAGACAATGCTATTATTCCGCTAAAGGAAAGGGTGGCAGACAGGTTTTATGATCCTGTGAAAAAGTTCTTCCGGTTTTTATTTGCAAATCATTAA
- a CDS encoding cobalamin B12-binding domain-containing protein — MNEKLNRPVRVLVAKVGLDGHDRGAKVIATALRDAGMEVIYTGLRQTPEMVVNAALQEDVDAIGISILSGAHMTIFPKVIELMKEKGMDDVLLTGGGIIPEDDMLQLNAMGVGKLFAPGTSTHDIAGYITNWVKEHREF; from the coding sequence ATGAATGAAAAATTAAACAGGCCTGTACGGGTATTGGTGGCCAAGGTAGGGCTTGATGGCCATGACCGCGGCGCCAAGGTAATTGCCACTGCTTTGCGTGATGCCGGTATGGAAGTGATCTATACCGGATTGCGCCAGACGCCCGAGATGGTAGTGAATGCCGCCCTGCAGGAAGATGTGGATGCCATTGGCATCAGCATTCTCTCCGGCGCGCACATGACCATTTTCCCCAAGGTAATTGAGCTGATGAAGGAAAAGGGAATGGATGATGTGCTGCTCACCGGCGGTGGCATTATACCCGAAGATGATATGCTGCAATTAAATGCCATGGGCGTAGGCAAACTGTTTGCTCCCGGCACTTCCACCCATGATATCGCCGGGTATATTACCAACTGGGTAAAAGAACACCGGGAGTTTTAA
- a CDS encoding polysaccharide deacetylase family protein produces the protein MFYFVKTPWLLKKLYSRCTWHIPSREKTIYLTFDDGPHPTVTPYVLDVLQQYKAKATFFCIGKNVVEHPAIYRRILDEGHRTGNHTHNHLNGWKVKNDQYINNIIEAAKHIDSNLFRPPYGRITQFQVKILSGIAAYKGSGRNLQIIMWDVLSGDFDQSLSAETCTVNVINKTRPGSIVVFHDSEKAFPRMKDALPRMLKYFSGKGFRFEVIQL, from the coding sequence ATGTTCTACTTTGTTAAAACACCCTGGTTGCTGAAAAAGCTCTACTCCCGCTGCACCTGGCATATACCTTCCCGGGAAAAAACTATTTACCTCACTTTCGACGATGGCCCGCATCCCACCGTCACTCCCTATGTATTGGATGTATTGCAGCAATACAAGGCCAAGGCCACCTTCTTCTGTATTGGCAAAAATGTGGTGGAGCATCCGGCTATCTATCGCCGTATACTGGATGAAGGGCACCGTACAGGCAACCATACCCACAATCACCTCAACGGATGGAAAGTAAAGAATGACCAGTATATTAATAACATCATTGAAGCTGCGAAGCATATAGATTCCAACCTATTCCGTCCACCTTACGGCAGGATCACTCAATTCCAGGTCAAAATACTGTCTGGCATAGCTGCCTATAAAGGTTCCGGCCGAAACCTTCAAATCATTATGTGGGATGTGCTAAGCGGTGATTTTGATCAAAGTTTGTCGGCAGAAACCTGCACGGTAAACGTCATTAACAAAACCCGGCCGGGCAGCATAGTCGTTTTTCATGATAGTGAGAAAGCATTTCCGCGCATGAAGGATGCATTGCCTCGTATGTTGAAATATTTCAGTGGGAAAGGGTTCCGGTTTGAAGTCATTCAATTATAA